From a region of the Salvelinus alpinus chromosome 2, SLU_Salpinus.1, whole genome shotgun sequence genome:
- the LOC139555433 gene encoding tumor necrosis factor receptor superfamily member 1B-like isoform X1: MILSTVSGILTVRILLAIMVQPVENTVYTLPYTPDSAEACRNNAVEYYNTPINLCCSKCAPGTRLKNECSTTSDTVCEPCPSSQYSGTFNYFTKCFRCPKCSEDKGLEYAQNCSSTTKTQCMCQTGMFCIMEQHPNCKECVSYTHCQPGHGVAIEGTTYSDVNCAPCPDGTFSDQHSYSQTCQHHTDCVSQRRGVLTYGNTTSNSVCGPKVRPPTSPSTTIPTSGTGHTTPSLQSLHTEAKSPDFDLRIVSGVIGGVIGGIILLLIIGTIIYKKVFTGSRLVSSTEDRNGNWEAIKFDSAGPMVLQNSSFIHSYREQQQCLLGKGNCSNPSQAENQQDTRRTWVSGCSNSLDGLSIGPLQSTPPQPSTQPSPQPTSPQPTSPLPSSPLVNVNITVNYPVTIGNGSCSKPTSTHIDSSQADPELPLSREEEVYVNMPQQEGGKEALTAIQESGNDV, encoded by the exons GTGTACACTCTGCCATACACACCAGACTCTGCTGAAGCCTGTCGCAACAACGCAGTTGAATACTATAACACACCTATAAACCTGTGCTGCAGCAAGTGTGCTCCTG GGACACGCCTGAAGAATGAATGCAGCACTACCTCAGACACAGTGTGTGAACCATGTCCCAGTAGCCAATACAGTGGGACCTTCAATTACTTCACAAAATGCTTCAGATGTCCCAAGTGTTCAGAAG ACAAAGGCCTGGAGTATGCCCAGAATTGCTCCAGCACCACCAAAACCCAGTGTATGTGCCAGACTGGGATGTTCTGCATAATGGAACAACACCCAAACTGTAAGGAGTGTGTCAGTTATACACACTGCCAGCCTGGCCATGGTGTTGCCATAGAAG GGACAACATATTCAGATGTGAACTGTGCACCATGCCCTGATGGAACATTCTCTGACCAGCACTCCTACAGCCAGACTTGCCAGCACCACACAGA CTGTGTGTCGCAGAGAAGGGGTGTACTGACTTATGGTAACACCACCTCAAATTCGGTGTGTGGACCTAAGGTTAGACCACCGACCAGCCCATCGACCACAATTCCGACCTCTGGTACAGGGCATACCACACCAAGTCTACAGAGCCTGCATACAGAGGCCAAATCACCAGACTTTGACCTTCGTATAG TTTCAGGTGTTATCGGAGGTGTTATCGGAGGTATTATCCTGCTGCTGATCATAGGCACAATCATTTACAAGAAAG TCTTCACAGGGTCCAGGCTTGTATCTTCTACAGAAGATAGAAATGGAAATTGGGAGGCCATTAAA tttgatAGTGCCGGACCAATGGTTCTTCAGAACAGTTCATTCATCCACAGCTATCGGGAACAGCAGCAATGTTTGCTGGGAAAGGGAAACTGCAGCAATCCCAGTCAGGCAGAGAACCAGCAGGATACTAGAAGGACCTGGGTGTCAGGGTGCTCCAACAGCCTGGACGGCCTGTCAATAGGCCCCCTCCAGTCCACTCCTCCACAGCCCAGCACCCAGCCTAGCCCTCAACCCACCAGCCCCCAGCCTACCAGTCCCCTGCCATCTAGTCCCCTAGTTAATGTCAACATCACTGTTAACTACCCTGTGACCATAGGAAATGGGTCATGCTCCAAACCTACCAGCACCCACATAGACTCATCCCAGGCTGACCCTGAGCTCCCTCTATcaagggaggaggaggtgtatgTCAACATGCCACAGCAAGAGGGCGGAAAAGAGGCACTTACGGCAATACAGGAGAGTGGAAATGATGTTTGA
- the LOC139555433 gene encoding tumor necrosis factor receptor superfamily member 1B-like isoform X2 → MQVYTLPYTPDSAEACRNNAVEYYNTPINLCCSKCAPGTRLKNECSTTSDTVCEPCPSSQYSGTFNYFTKCFRCPKCSEDKGLEYAQNCSSTTKTQCMCQTGMFCIMEQHPNCKECVSYTHCQPGHGVAIEGTTYSDVNCAPCPDGTFSDQHSYSQTCQHHTDCVSQRRGVLTYGNTTSNSVCGPKVRPPTSPSTTIPTSGTGHTTPSLQSLHTEAKSPDFDLRIVSGVIGGVIGGIILLLIIGTIIYKKVFTGSRLVSSTEDRNGNWEAIKFDSAGPMVLQNSSFIHSYREQQQCLLGKGNCSNPSQAENQQDTRRTWVSGCSNSLDGLSIGPLQSTPPQPSTQPSPQPTSPQPTSPLPSSPLVNVNITVNYPVTIGNGSCSKPTSTHIDSSQADPELPLSREEEVYVNMPQQEGGKEALTAIQESGNDV, encoded by the exons GTGTACACTCTGCCATACACACCAGACTCTGCTGAAGCCTGTCGCAACAACGCAGTTGAATACTATAACACACCTATAAACCTGTGCTGCAGCAAGTGTGCTCCTG GGACACGCCTGAAGAATGAATGCAGCACTACCTCAGACACAGTGTGTGAACCATGTCCCAGTAGCCAATACAGTGGGACCTTCAATTACTTCACAAAATGCTTCAGATGTCCCAAGTGTTCAGAAG ACAAAGGCCTGGAGTATGCCCAGAATTGCTCCAGCACCACCAAAACCCAGTGTATGTGCCAGACTGGGATGTTCTGCATAATGGAACAACACCCAAACTGTAAGGAGTGTGTCAGTTATACACACTGCCAGCCTGGCCATGGTGTTGCCATAGAAG GGACAACATATTCAGATGTGAACTGTGCACCATGCCCTGATGGAACATTCTCTGACCAGCACTCCTACAGCCAGACTTGCCAGCACCACACAGA CTGTGTGTCGCAGAGAAGGGGTGTACTGACTTATGGTAACACCACCTCAAATTCGGTGTGTGGACCTAAGGTTAGACCACCGACCAGCCCATCGACCACAATTCCGACCTCTGGTACAGGGCATACCACACCAAGTCTACAGAGCCTGCATACAGAGGCCAAATCACCAGACTTTGACCTTCGTATAG TTTCAGGTGTTATCGGAGGTGTTATCGGAGGTATTATCCTGCTGCTGATCATAGGCACAATCATTTACAAGAAAG TCTTCACAGGGTCCAGGCTTGTATCTTCTACAGAAGATAGAAATGGAAATTGGGAGGCCATTAAA tttgatAGTGCCGGACCAATGGTTCTTCAGAACAGTTCATTCATCCACAGCTATCGGGAACAGCAGCAATGTTTGCTGGGAAAGGGAAACTGCAGCAATCCCAGTCAGGCAGAGAACCAGCAGGATACTAGAAGGACCTGGGTGTCAGGGTGCTCCAACAGCCTGGACGGCCTGTCAATAGGCCCCCTCCAGTCCACTCCTCCACAGCCCAGCACCCAGCCTAGCCCTCAACCCACCAGCCCCCAGCCTACCAGTCCCCTGCCATCTAGTCCCCTAGTTAATGTCAACATCACTGTTAACTACCCTGTGACCATAGGAAATGGGTCATGCTCCAAACCTACCAGCACCCACATAGACTCATCCCAGGCTGACCCTGAGCTCCCTCTATcaagggaggaggaggtgtatgTCAACATGCCACAGCAAGAGGGCGGAAAAGAGGCACTTACGGCAATACAGGAGAGTGGAAATGATGTTTGA